A single region of the Plutella xylostella chromosome 28, ilPluXylo3.1, whole genome shotgun sequence genome encodes:
- the LOC125490859 gene encoding uncharacterized protein LOC125490859, whose translation MEVLVLLPWLFVIITAQDTLYSVDQLLQRGISSGDGVSTYAVDDDDGAIQSNDGLNANLEEQQQKKLQNLGTMFLRMAQAAGLRENKIKRPPYPPTNPHGGPVQMYTVSGGPLLPGQLIVSDFHTRRGEEVDVDTRSGGEVDFDPRREIIDASGPTEKPKRRPYMKLKLQGYVYKMQG comes from the exons ATGGAGGTCCTTGTGCTACTGCCATGGCTATTTGTTATTATAACCGCTCAG GATACATTATACAGCGTGGATCAACTATTACAAAGAGGAATCAGCAGTGGCGACGGAGTTTCTACATATGCAGTGGATGACGATGACGGCGCGATCCAATCCAACGATGGCCTGAATGCGAACCTTGAGGAACAACAGcaaaaaaaactgcaaaaCCTTGGAACTATGTTTTTACGG ATGGCACAAGCAGCAGGATTacgggaaaataaaataaaacgccCCCCTTATCCCCCCACGAATCCG CATGGCGGTCCAGTGCAGATGTACACGGTGTCCGGGGGACCGCTGCTGCCGGGACAACTCATCGTGTCCGACTTCCACACTAGAAGGGGGGAAGAGGTCGACGTCGACACTAGAAGCGGGGGAGAGGTCGACTTTGATCCTAGAAGGGAGATAATAGATGCTTCTGGGCCGACTGAAAAGCCTAAACGCAGGCCCTATATGAAGTTAAAATTGCAAGGATACGTTTACAAAATGCAAGGATAA
- the LOC125490818 gene encoding uncharacterized protein LOC125490818, translating to MTVAVAMTSEPDSCSEEEPDSEMLSDDPSFQDSDDERQMRAQSDLHPGLPLRAPRKLFSNCRERWRQQNVSGAFAELRRLVPTHPPDKKLSKSEILRVAIRYIGLLCEVLEWQKAHSISTNKENNSLAIKCESPLSPSQNLRRKYKRPYCNDDEGPKPKIFLEGANDFPKFGNEENEDGSLFRRYQSRVVQNKMEHYRFLRSSYYFPRWRHPLPLRNLTTDRNGNNLLMIAPAQNGTSKPDNGVVKYCNGTADVDKSLDKDKGDNKDGMNKMM from the exons atgacgg TGGCAGTGGCGATGACGTCAGAGCCGGACTCGTGTTCGGAAGAGGAGCCGGACAGCGAGATGCTCAGCGACGACCCGAGTTTCCAGGACAGTGATGACGAGAGACAGATGCGGGCACAG TCGGACCTACACCCCGGCCTGCCTCTCCGAGCGCCCCGCAAGTTGTTCTCCAACTGCCGCGAGCGCTGGCGCCAGCAGAACGTGAGTGGAGCCTTCGCCGAGCTGCGGAGACTCGTGCCCACGCACCCGCCCGACAAGAAGCTGTCTAAGAGCGAGATATTGAGGGTCGCCATCAG ATACATCGGTCTTCTATGCGAGGTGCTCGAGTGGCAGAAAGCGCATTCCATCTCCACTAACAAAGAGAACAACTCCTTAGCAATCAAATGCGAATCACCTCTTAGCCCATCGCAGAACCTACGCAGGAAGTACAAACGACCTTATTGCAATGATGATGAAGGTCCAAAACCGAAAATCTTTCTCGAAGGCGCTAACGACTTTCCGAAATTCGGCAACGAGGAAAATGAAGATGGTTCGCTCTTCAGACGCTACCAAAGTCGAGTGGTCCAAAACAAAATGGAGCACTATAGGTTCCTCAGAAGCTCTTACTATTTCCCTAGATGGCGCCATCCCCTGCCGTTAAGGAACTTGACAACTGACAGGAATGGAAACAACTTGCTCATGATCGCTCCAGCGCAAAATGGGACGAGCAAACCAGATAATGGGGTTGTGAAGTATTGCAACGGAACTGCAGATGTTGATAAGTCTCTAGATAAAGACAAGGGTGACAATAAGGATGGGATGAACAAAATGATGTAG